The Primulina huaijiensis isolate GDHJ02 chromosome 17, ASM1229523v2, whole genome shotgun sequence genome window below encodes:
- the LOC140962718 gene encoding cadmium/zinc-transporting ATPase HMA3-like isoform X2, giving the protein MMDTNKKKVGKQFQKSYFDVLGLCCTSEIPLIERILNSLNGVKDFSVIVPTKTVIVVHDSLLVSQSQIVKALNQARLEANVKVHGTSNYKNRWPSPYSIGSGALLLLSLLQFLYGPLKWLAIGAIAVGIIPIFLKSVASVRNATLDINILVLIAVSGSIALHDYWEAATIVFLFTIAEWLESRASHKATSIMSSLANVVPQRAILAETGDEINADQVKLNTILGVKTGDTIPIDGVVVEGNCEVEEKNLTGESFPVVKQKDSKVWAGTININGYISVKTTAVAEDCVLAKMAKLVEEAQNNKSRTQRYIDKCAKYYTPAIVVISASLALVPLAFRVHNKRDWYHLALVVLVSGCPCALLLSTPVAMFCALSKAATLGVLIKGAGYLETLARIKIMAFDKTGTITRGEFLVADVRSLHDDITLNTLLYWMSSIESKSSHPMAAALIDFAREYGIEPTPDKVSRFQNFPGEGICGRIDDVELYVGNSKLASRAGCTAGRLPFLSQLDHLFLIFACTFSQNPVPKLEGYDVEGKSIGYVFLGSSPAGVFCLSDMCRTGAKEAINDIKSLGIKTVMLTGDSHAAAKHAQAQLGGALDAIHAELLPEDKSRIVTKLQKEGPTAMIGDGVNDAPALATADIGISMGVSGSALATETGGIVLMSNDIQRIPKAVRLAKKVRTKIIENVIISISTKAAIVGLAIAGHPLVWAAVLTDVGTCLLVIFNSMLLLRGTPTRGNKWSRSNAHEHKHRHKCHATDSSSHTHDSCCSDIESQKKRELQSCSSKKCASKCGSGNTSSAPSGSKKCSISAKEDGCNSHRPPQNEAKAKDHQCCTKVSQDLPRQKAHKHGFSENAVSCKSKKYPDSSKEHGCDARCHPHYEVTITNHHCCSKDTLDLKSQSVQTHVRSDNSASCWSTNCSISANEHSCNALHGPHNETKAVNHQCCGKVDQDLGSQIAHHHILGCSENEESCKSKKCPIPVNEHSCSSDFHVPMVIDHQCCGEAAHECFENASCIKKNDHVKSAHPHKGCHETHKCEQDNQNPPISHKQETSHDCREKNEKFCAHTSIN; this is encoded by the exons TTAAGGCGTTGAATCAAGCAAGATTGGAGGCAAATGTGAAAGTGCATGGGACAAGTAATTACAAGAACAGATGGCCTAGCCCTTATTCCATCGGTAGTGGTGCATTGCTTTTGCTTTCACTCCTACAATTTTTGTATGGTCCCCTCAAATGGTTAGCCATTGGTGCCATTGCTGTTGGGATCATACCCATTTTCTTGAAGTCTGTTGCTTCGGTTCGGAACGCTACGCTTGACATCAACATCCTCGTTCTGATAGCGG TTTCAGGATCAATTGCTCTTCATGATTACTGGGAAGCTGCCACAATTGTATTCCTGTTCACGATAGCCGAATGGCTCGAATCCAGGGCCAGCCACAAG GCCACTTCCATCATGTCATCCTTAGCAAACGTCGTCCCTCAGCGAGCCATCCTAGCCGAAACTGGTGATGAAATCAATGCAGATCAAGTCAAATTAAACACTATTCTTGGTGTGAAGACCGGTGACACAATACCTATAGACGGGGTCGTTGTGGAAGGAAACTGCGAAGTAGAGGAAAAAAATTTGACAGGTGAATCTTTTCCTGTGGTTAAGCAGAAAGACTCCAAAGTTTGGGCTGGCACAATCAATATTAATG GCTATATTAGTGTTAAAACAACTGCTGTAGCAGAGGATTGTGTACTGGCAAAAATGGCAAAGCTTGTTGAAGAAGCTCAGAACAACAAATCCAGAACACAGAGATATATCGACAAGTGTGCAAAGTATTATACACCAG CGATAGTGGTTATATCTGCGTCTTTGGCTTTAGTTCCCTTGGCATTCCGAGTCCACAACAAGAGAGACTGGTATCATTTAGCTCTGGTGGTCTTAGTGAGTGGATGCCCTTGTGCACTTCTTCTGTCCACACCCGTAGCCATGTTTTGTGCACTTTCGAAAGCTGCAACACTAGGAGTTCTGATTAAAGGGGCGGGGTATCTCGAAACATTGGCTCGGATAAAGATCATGGCTTTTGACAAAACTGGGACGATAACTCGGGGAGAGTTTTTGGTGGCAGATGTGAGATCATTGCATGATGACATTACCTTGAACACTTTGTTATATTG GATGTCCAGCATTGAGAGCAAATCAAGTCATCCAATGGCAGCTGCTCTGATAGATTTTGCTAGAGAATATGGCATTGAGCCGACGCCTGATAAAGTGTCGAGATTTCAGAATTTTCCAGGAGAAGGGATTTGTGGAAGAATTGATGATGTTGAACTATACGTGGGAAACTCAAAACTTGCTTCAAGAGCAGGGTGTACTGCTG GGCGATTGCCCTTCTTATCCCAACTGGATCATCTTTTCTTGATCTTTGCTTGcactttttctcaaaatccAGTTCCCAAATTAGAAGGTTACGACGTTGAAGGAAAGTCCATCGGCTATGTTTTCTTGGGGTCATCTCCGGCTGGTGTTTTCTGTCTCTCAGATATGTGCCGAACCGGTGCAAAGGAAGCAATCAACGATATCAAGTCATTAGGCATCAAAACTGTGATGTTAACTGGAGATAGTCATGCAGCTGCCAAGCATGCACAAGCTCAG CTAGGGGGTGCTTTAGATGCCATTCATGCCGAACTCCTACCAGAAGACAAATCAAGAATCGTAACCAAATTGCAAAAAGAAGGTCCAACTGCCATGATTGGCGATGGCGTAAATGATGCTCCTGCATTAGCCACAGCAGATATTGGCATCTCCATGGGAGTCTCAGGCTCAGCACTTGCAACAGAAACAGGAGGCATTGTTCTTATGTCAAACGACATCCAAAGAATACCGAAAGCTGTACGATTAGCCAAGAAAGTGAGAACAAAAATCATTGAGAATGTGATAATATCGATTTCAACTAAGGCTGCCATTGTAGGACTGGCTATAGCAGGCCATCCACTCGTCTGGGCTGCGGTGCTTACTGATGTTGGAACGTGTTTGTTGGTGATCTTTAACAGCATGCTGCTACTTCGAGGAACACCTACACGAGGGAATAAATGGAGtcgatcaaatgctcacgagcACAAACACAGACACAAGTGCCATGCTACAGACAGTTCATCTCATACTCATGATTCTTGTTgttctgatatcgaatctcagaAGAAACGTGAGCTTCAATCGTGCTCATCCAAGAAGTGTGCCTCCAAATGTGGTTCAGGTAATACAAGTTCAGCACCTTCTGGGAGTAAGAAATGCTCGATTTCTGCTAAAGAGGATGGTTGCAATTCACATCGCCCTCCGCAAAATGAGGCCAAAGCTAAAGATCATCAATGCTGCACCAAAGTTTCTCAAGATTTGCCAAGGCAGAAAGCACACAAGCATGGTTTTTCTGAAAATGCGGTATCTTGTAAGAGTAAAAAATACCCGGATTCCTCCAAAGAGCATGGTTGCGATGCACGTTGCCACCCACATTACGAGGTCACAATTACCAATCATCACTGTTGTAGCAAAGACACTCTAGATTTGAAATCACAGAGCGTACAGACTCATGTTCGTTCAGATAATTCAGCATCTTGTTGGAGTACAAATTGCTCGATTTCAGCCAACGAGCATAGTTGCAATGCACTTCACGGTCCACACAATGAAACCAAAGCTGTCAATCATCAATGCTGTGGCAAAGTTGATCAGGATTTGGGATCACAGATCGCACACCATCATATACTTGGTTGTTCTGAAAATGAAGAATCTTGTAAGAGTAAGAAATGTCCGATTCCGGTCAATGAGCATAGCTGCAGTTCAGACTTCCACGTGCCAATGGTTATCGATCATCAATGCTGTGGCGAAGCCGCTCATGAATGTTTTGAAAATGCAAGCTGCATCAAGAAAAACGATCACGTAAAATCAGCTCATCCGCACAAGGGATGCCATGAGACGCATAAATGTGAGCAGGACAATCAGAATCCGCCCATATCACACAAGCAAGAGACATCTCACGACTGTCGCGAAAAGAACGAAAAGTTCTGTGCTCATACGTCAATAAACTAG
- the LOC140962718 gene encoding putative inactive cadmium/zinc-transporting ATPase HMA3 isoform X3, with protein MMDTNKKKVGKQFQKSYFDVLGLCCTSEIPLIERILNSLNGVKDFSVIVPTKTVIVVHDSLLVSQSQIVKALNQARLEANVKVHGTSNYKNRWPSPYSIGSGALLLLSLLQFLYGPLKWLAIGAIAVGIIPIFLKSVASVRNATLDINILVLIAVSGSIALHDYWEAATIVFLFTIAEWLESRASHKATSIMSSLANVVPQRAILAETGDEINADQVKLNTILGVKTGDTIPIDGVVVEGNCEVEEKNLTGESFPVVKQKDSKVWAGTININGYISVKTTAVAEDCVLAKMAKLVEEAQNNKSRTQRYIDKCAKYYTPAIVVISASLALVPLAFRVHNKRDWYHLALVVLVSGCPCALLLSTPVAMFCALSKAATLGVLIKGAGYLETLARIKIMAFDKTGTITRGEFLVADVRSLHDDITLNTLLYWMSSIESKSSHPMAAALIDFAREYGIEPTPDKVSRFQNFPGEGICGRIDDVELYVGNSKLASRAGCTAVPKLEGYDVEGKSIGYVFLGSSPAGVFCLSDMCRTGAKEAINDIKSLGIKTVMLTGDSHAAAKHAQAQLGGALDAIHAELLPEDKSRIVTKLQKEGPTAMIGDGVNDAPALATADIGISMGVSGSALATETGGIVLMSNDIQRIPKAVRLAKKVRTKIIENVIISISTKAAIVGLAIAGHPLVWAAVLTDVGTCLLVIFNSMLLLRGTPTRGNKWSRSNAHEHKHRHKCHATDSSSHTHDSCCSDIESQKKRELQSCSSKKCASKCGSGNTSSAPSGSKKCSISAKEDGCNSHRPPQNEAKAKDHQCCTKVSQDLPRQKAHKHGFSENAVSCKSKKYPDSSKEHGCDARCHPHYEVTITNHHCCSKDTLDLKSQSVQTHVRSDNSASCWSTNCSISANEHSCNALHGPHNETKAVNHQCCGKVDQDLGSQIAHHHILGCSENEESCKSKKCPIPVNEHSCSSDFHVPMVIDHQCCGEAAHECFENASCIKKNDHVKSAHPHKGCHETHKCEQDNQNPPISHKQETSHDCREKNEKFCAHTSIN; from the exons TTAAGGCGTTGAATCAAGCAAGATTGGAGGCAAATGTGAAAGTGCATGGGACAAGTAATTACAAGAACAGATGGCCTAGCCCTTATTCCATCGGTAGTGGTGCATTGCTTTTGCTTTCACTCCTACAATTTTTGTATGGTCCCCTCAAATGGTTAGCCATTGGTGCCATTGCTGTTGGGATCATACCCATTTTCTTGAAGTCTGTTGCTTCGGTTCGGAACGCTACGCTTGACATCAACATCCTCGTTCTGATAGCGG TTTCAGGATCAATTGCTCTTCATGATTACTGGGAAGCTGCCACAATTGTATTCCTGTTCACGATAGCCGAATGGCTCGAATCCAGGGCCAGCCACAAG GCCACTTCCATCATGTCATCCTTAGCAAACGTCGTCCCTCAGCGAGCCATCCTAGCCGAAACTGGTGATGAAATCAATGCAGATCAAGTCAAATTAAACACTATTCTTGGTGTGAAGACCGGTGACACAATACCTATAGACGGGGTCGTTGTGGAAGGAAACTGCGAAGTAGAGGAAAAAAATTTGACAGGTGAATCTTTTCCTGTGGTTAAGCAGAAAGACTCCAAAGTTTGGGCTGGCACAATCAATATTAATG GCTATATTAGTGTTAAAACAACTGCTGTAGCAGAGGATTGTGTACTGGCAAAAATGGCAAAGCTTGTTGAAGAAGCTCAGAACAACAAATCCAGAACACAGAGATATATCGACAAGTGTGCAAAGTATTATACACCAG CGATAGTGGTTATATCTGCGTCTTTGGCTTTAGTTCCCTTGGCATTCCGAGTCCACAACAAGAGAGACTGGTATCATTTAGCTCTGGTGGTCTTAGTGAGTGGATGCCCTTGTGCACTTCTTCTGTCCACACCCGTAGCCATGTTTTGTGCACTTTCGAAAGCTGCAACACTAGGAGTTCTGATTAAAGGGGCGGGGTATCTCGAAACATTGGCTCGGATAAAGATCATGGCTTTTGACAAAACTGGGACGATAACTCGGGGAGAGTTTTTGGTGGCAGATGTGAGATCATTGCATGATGACATTACCTTGAACACTTTGTTATATTG GATGTCCAGCATTGAGAGCAAATCAAGTCATCCAATGGCAGCTGCTCTGATAGATTTTGCTAGAGAATATGGCATTGAGCCGACGCCTGATAAAGTGTCGAGATTTCAGAATTTTCCAGGAGAAGGGATTTGTGGAAGAATTGATGATGTTGAACTATACGTGGGAAACTCAAAACTTGCTTCAAGAGCAGGGTGTACTGCTG TTCCCAAATTAGAAGGTTACGACGTTGAAGGAAAGTCCATCGGCTATGTTTTCTTGGGGTCATCTCCGGCTGGTGTTTTCTGTCTCTCAGATATGTGCCGAACCGGTGCAAAGGAAGCAATCAACGATATCAAGTCATTAGGCATCAAAACTGTGATGTTAACTGGAGATAGTCATGCAGCTGCCAAGCATGCACAAGCTCAG CTAGGGGGTGCTTTAGATGCCATTCATGCCGAACTCCTACCAGAAGACAAATCAAGAATCGTAACCAAATTGCAAAAAGAAGGTCCAACTGCCATGATTGGCGATGGCGTAAATGATGCTCCTGCATTAGCCACAGCAGATATTGGCATCTCCATGGGAGTCTCAGGCTCAGCACTTGCAACAGAAACAGGAGGCATTGTTCTTATGTCAAACGACATCCAAAGAATACCGAAAGCTGTACGATTAGCCAAGAAAGTGAGAACAAAAATCATTGAGAATGTGATAATATCGATTTCAACTAAGGCTGCCATTGTAGGACTGGCTATAGCAGGCCATCCACTCGTCTGGGCTGCGGTGCTTACTGATGTTGGAACGTGTTTGTTGGTGATCTTTAACAGCATGCTGCTACTTCGAGGAACACCTACACGAGGGAATAAATGGAGtcgatcaaatgctcacgagcACAAACACAGACACAAGTGCCATGCTACAGACAGTTCATCTCATACTCATGATTCTTGTTgttctgatatcgaatctcagaAGAAACGTGAGCTTCAATCGTGCTCATCCAAGAAGTGTGCCTCCAAATGTGGTTCAGGTAATACAAGTTCAGCACCTTCTGGGAGTAAGAAATGCTCGATTTCTGCTAAAGAGGATGGTTGCAATTCACATCGCCCTCCGCAAAATGAGGCCAAAGCTAAAGATCATCAATGCTGCACCAAAGTTTCTCAAGATTTGCCAAGGCAGAAAGCACACAAGCATGGTTTTTCTGAAAATGCGGTATCTTGTAAGAGTAAAAAATACCCGGATTCCTCCAAAGAGCATGGTTGCGATGCACGTTGCCACCCACATTACGAGGTCACAATTACCAATCATCACTGTTGTAGCAAAGACACTCTAGATTTGAAATCACAGAGCGTACAGACTCATGTTCGTTCAGATAATTCAGCATCTTGTTGGAGTACAAATTGCTCGATTTCAGCCAACGAGCATAGTTGCAATGCACTTCACGGTCCACACAATGAAACCAAAGCTGTCAATCATCAATGCTGTGGCAAAGTTGATCAGGATTTGGGATCACAGATCGCACACCATCATATACTTGGTTGTTCTGAAAATGAAGAATCTTGTAAGAGTAAGAAATGTCCGATTCCGGTCAATGAGCATAGCTGCAGTTCAGACTTCCACGTGCCAATGGTTATCGATCATCAATGCTGTGGCGAAGCCGCTCATGAATGTTTTGAAAATGCAAGCTGCATCAAGAAAAACGATCACGTAAAATCAGCTCATCCGCACAAGGGATGCCATGAGACGCATAAATGTGAGCAGGACAATCAGAATCCGCCCATATCACACAAGCAAGAGACATCTCACGACTGTCGCGAAAAGAACGAAAAGTTCTGTGCTCATACGTCAATAAACTAG
- the LOC140962719 gene encoding uncharacterized protein produces the protein MKKKATVFKTIDDMESLVHSHTEFFDHLIELIPAKFYQAKDEDSKPWYQGLSKAAKASLKHQSKQNMKLARRQRFDPESKASSSAPNQDSLVNVEEDLDAGQQNQSVTYEELRQKLRRKIEVMRGNRGASSDDKKIDNRNVKNDGKKRKRGDESAGGVAGKVVESEDGEEIIEYGKVRLGDDEELKNRRKKKKGKLSKVKELERAQRLQEVKREKSGVADRESWMAATSRAMGVKVHDNSRLIKESIKREKRKKEKSSEKWKERLEAQDKVKEHRQQKRKDNIEGRIKEKKTRKISKREKKLMRPGFEGRKGSYITQE, from the coding sequence ATGAAGAAAAAGGCAACCGTTTTCAAGACCATAGATGATATGGAGTCTCTTGTACATTCACACACAGAGTTCTTCGATCACCTTATAGAACTGATTCCTGCAAAATTCTACCAGGCAAAGGATGAAGACTCGAAGCCATGGTACCAGGGCCTTTCTAAAGCAGCCAAGGCGTCGTTGAAGCATCAATCCAAACAAAATATGAAGCTCGCCCGGCGCCAGCGCTTCGACCCAGAAAGTAAAGCTTCGTCTTCTGCCCCAAATCAGGATAGTTTGGTGAATGTAGAAGAGGATTTGGATGCAGGTCAGCAGAATCAATCAGTTACATACGAGGAACTGCGGCAGAAGTTACGAAGAAAGATTGAAGTGATGCGAGGTAACCGTGGGGCCTCGAGTGATGATAAGAAAATTGATAATAGGAATGTGAAGAATGATGGGAAGAAGCGGAAGAGGGGAGACGAGTCTGCCGGAGGAGTTGCTGGGAAGGTGGTGGAATCGGAAGATGGGGAAGAAATTATTGAATACGGTAAAGTGAGATTGGGGGATGACGAGGAGTTGAAAAATAGgaggaaaaagaagaaagggaagctttCGAAGGTGAAGGAATTGGAGAGAGCACAGAGATTGCAAGAGGTGAAGAGGGAAAAATCGGGAGTTGCCGATCGGGAATCTTGGATGGCCGCCACAAGTAGGGCAATGGGGGTAAAGGTGCACGATAATTCGAGGCTGATCAAGGAGAGTATCAAAAGGGAGAAGAGGAAGAAGGAAAAAAGCTCCGAGAAGTGGAAGGAGAGGTTGGAGGCACAGGATAAGGTGAAGGAGCACAGGCAGCAAAAGAGGAAGGATAATATCGAGGGGAGGATCAAGGAAAAGAAGACGCGGAAGATTTCCAAGCGTGAGAAGAAGCTGATGAGGCCCGGTTTCGAAGGCCGGAAAGGTAGCTACATTACTCAGGAGTGA
- the LOC140962718 gene encoding cadmium/zinc-transporting ATPase HMA3-like isoform X1 gives MMDTNKKKVGKQFQKSYFDVLGLCCTSEIPLIERILNSLNGVKDFSVIVPTKTVIVVHDSLLVSQSQIVKALNQARLEANVKVHGTSNYKNRWPSPYSIGSGALLLLSLLQFLYGPLKWLAIGAIAVGIIPIFLKSVASVRNATLDINILVLIAVSGSIALHDYWEAATIVFLFTIAEWLESRASHKATSIMSSLANVVPQRAILAETGDEINADQVKLNTILGVKTGDTIPIDGVVVEGNCEVEEKNLTGESFPVVKQKDSKVWAGTININGYISVKTTAVAEDCVLAKMAKLVEEAQNNKSRTQRYIDKCAKYYTPAIVVISASLALVPLAFRVHNKRDWYHLALVVLVSGCPCALLLSTPVAMFCALSKAATLGVLIKGAGYLETLARIKIMAFDKTGTITRGEFLVADVRSLHDDITLNTLLYWMSSIESKSSHPMAAALIDFAREYGIEPTPDKVSRFQNFPGEGICGRIDDVELYVGNSKLASRAGCTADCAGRLPFLSQLDHLFLIFACTFSQNPVPKLEGYDVEGKSIGYVFLGSSPAGVFCLSDMCRTGAKEAINDIKSLGIKTVMLTGDSHAAAKHAQAQLGGALDAIHAELLPEDKSRIVTKLQKEGPTAMIGDGVNDAPALATADIGISMGVSGSALATETGGIVLMSNDIQRIPKAVRLAKKVRTKIIENVIISISTKAAIVGLAIAGHPLVWAAVLTDVGTCLLVIFNSMLLLRGTPTRGNKWSRSNAHEHKHRHKCHATDSSSHTHDSCCSDIESQKKRELQSCSSKKCASKCGSGNTSSAPSGSKKCSISAKEDGCNSHRPPQNEAKAKDHQCCTKVSQDLPRQKAHKHGFSENAVSCKSKKYPDSSKEHGCDARCHPHYEVTITNHHCCSKDTLDLKSQSVQTHVRSDNSASCWSTNCSISANEHSCNALHGPHNETKAVNHQCCGKVDQDLGSQIAHHHILGCSENEESCKSKKCPIPVNEHSCSSDFHVPMVIDHQCCGEAAHECFENASCIKKNDHVKSAHPHKGCHETHKCEQDNQNPPISHKQETSHDCREKNEKFCAHTSIN, from the exons TTAAGGCGTTGAATCAAGCAAGATTGGAGGCAAATGTGAAAGTGCATGGGACAAGTAATTACAAGAACAGATGGCCTAGCCCTTATTCCATCGGTAGTGGTGCATTGCTTTTGCTTTCACTCCTACAATTTTTGTATGGTCCCCTCAAATGGTTAGCCATTGGTGCCATTGCTGTTGGGATCATACCCATTTTCTTGAAGTCTGTTGCTTCGGTTCGGAACGCTACGCTTGACATCAACATCCTCGTTCTGATAGCGG TTTCAGGATCAATTGCTCTTCATGATTACTGGGAAGCTGCCACAATTGTATTCCTGTTCACGATAGCCGAATGGCTCGAATCCAGGGCCAGCCACAAG GCCACTTCCATCATGTCATCCTTAGCAAACGTCGTCCCTCAGCGAGCCATCCTAGCCGAAACTGGTGATGAAATCAATGCAGATCAAGTCAAATTAAACACTATTCTTGGTGTGAAGACCGGTGACACAATACCTATAGACGGGGTCGTTGTGGAAGGAAACTGCGAAGTAGAGGAAAAAAATTTGACAGGTGAATCTTTTCCTGTGGTTAAGCAGAAAGACTCCAAAGTTTGGGCTGGCACAATCAATATTAATG GCTATATTAGTGTTAAAACAACTGCTGTAGCAGAGGATTGTGTACTGGCAAAAATGGCAAAGCTTGTTGAAGAAGCTCAGAACAACAAATCCAGAACACAGAGATATATCGACAAGTGTGCAAAGTATTATACACCAG CGATAGTGGTTATATCTGCGTCTTTGGCTTTAGTTCCCTTGGCATTCCGAGTCCACAACAAGAGAGACTGGTATCATTTAGCTCTGGTGGTCTTAGTGAGTGGATGCCCTTGTGCACTTCTTCTGTCCACACCCGTAGCCATGTTTTGTGCACTTTCGAAAGCTGCAACACTAGGAGTTCTGATTAAAGGGGCGGGGTATCTCGAAACATTGGCTCGGATAAAGATCATGGCTTTTGACAAAACTGGGACGATAACTCGGGGAGAGTTTTTGGTGGCAGATGTGAGATCATTGCATGATGACATTACCTTGAACACTTTGTTATATTG GATGTCCAGCATTGAGAGCAAATCAAGTCATCCAATGGCAGCTGCTCTGATAGATTTTGCTAGAGAATATGGCATTGAGCCGACGCCTGATAAAGTGTCGAGATTTCAGAATTTTCCAGGAGAAGGGATTTGTGGAAGAATTGATGATGTTGAACTATACGTGGGAAACTCAAAACTTGCTTCAAGAGCAGGGTGTACTGCTG ATTGTGCAGGGCGATTGCCCTTCTTATCCCAACTGGATCATCTTTTCTTGATCTTTGCTTGcactttttctcaaaatccAGTTCCCAAATTAGAAGGTTACGACGTTGAAGGAAAGTCCATCGGCTATGTTTTCTTGGGGTCATCTCCGGCTGGTGTTTTCTGTCTCTCAGATATGTGCCGAACCGGTGCAAAGGAAGCAATCAACGATATCAAGTCATTAGGCATCAAAACTGTGATGTTAACTGGAGATAGTCATGCAGCTGCCAAGCATGCACAAGCTCAG CTAGGGGGTGCTTTAGATGCCATTCATGCCGAACTCCTACCAGAAGACAAATCAAGAATCGTAACCAAATTGCAAAAAGAAGGTCCAACTGCCATGATTGGCGATGGCGTAAATGATGCTCCTGCATTAGCCACAGCAGATATTGGCATCTCCATGGGAGTCTCAGGCTCAGCACTTGCAACAGAAACAGGAGGCATTGTTCTTATGTCAAACGACATCCAAAGAATACCGAAAGCTGTACGATTAGCCAAGAAAGTGAGAACAAAAATCATTGAGAATGTGATAATATCGATTTCAACTAAGGCTGCCATTGTAGGACTGGCTATAGCAGGCCATCCACTCGTCTGGGCTGCGGTGCTTACTGATGTTGGAACGTGTTTGTTGGTGATCTTTAACAGCATGCTGCTACTTCGAGGAACACCTACACGAGGGAATAAATGGAGtcgatcaaatgctcacgagcACAAACACAGACACAAGTGCCATGCTACAGACAGTTCATCTCATACTCATGATTCTTGTTgttctgatatcgaatctcagaAGAAACGTGAGCTTCAATCGTGCTCATCCAAGAAGTGTGCCTCCAAATGTGGTTCAGGTAATACAAGTTCAGCACCTTCTGGGAGTAAGAAATGCTCGATTTCTGCTAAAGAGGATGGTTGCAATTCACATCGCCCTCCGCAAAATGAGGCCAAAGCTAAAGATCATCAATGCTGCACCAAAGTTTCTCAAGATTTGCCAAGGCAGAAAGCACACAAGCATGGTTTTTCTGAAAATGCGGTATCTTGTAAGAGTAAAAAATACCCGGATTCCTCCAAAGAGCATGGTTGCGATGCACGTTGCCACCCACATTACGAGGTCACAATTACCAATCATCACTGTTGTAGCAAAGACACTCTAGATTTGAAATCACAGAGCGTACAGACTCATGTTCGTTCAGATAATTCAGCATCTTGTTGGAGTACAAATTGCTCGATTTCAGCCAACGAGCATAGTTGCAATGCACTTCACGGTCCACACAATGAAACCAAAGCTGTCAATCATCAATGCTGTGGCAAAGTTGATCAGGATTTGGGATCACAGATCGCACACCATCATATACTTGGTTGTTCTGAAAATGAAGAATCTTGTAAGAGTAAGAAATGTCCGATTCCGGTCAATGAGCATAGCTGCAGTTCAGACTTCCACGTGCCAATGGTTATCGATCATCAATGCTGTGGCGAAGCCGCTCATGAATGTTTTGAAAATGCAAGCTGCATCAAGAAAAACGATCACGTAAAATCAGCTCATCCGCACAAGGGATGCCATGAGACGCATAAATGTGAGCAGGACAATCAGAATCCGCCCATATCACACAAGCAAGAGACATCTCACGACTGTCGCGAAAAGAACGAAAAGTTCTGTGCTCATACGTCAATAAACTAG